A DNA window from Theobroma cacao cultivar B97-61/B2 chromosome 5, Criollo_cocoa_genome_V2, whole genome shotgun sequence contains the following coding sequences:
- the LOC18599301 gene encoding thioredoxin F-type, chloroplastic, with product MSLLQFSLSPPSTIRSSPSLSCTAAHPLAASCRASSAWKSCFLLESSSSKTVKAMSNVNNNGRNGAVVKVRSSLDTAGAKVGQVKEVTKDTFWPIVNAAGDKTVVLDMYTQWCGPCKVIAPKFQELSEKYLDVVFLKLDCNQDNKPLAKELGIRVVPTFKILKHNKIVKEVKGAKFDDLVLAIETVRSS from the exons ATGTCGCTTCTCCAATTTTCCTTGTCTCCTCCGTCAACCATTCGTTCCTCGCCGTCACTATCATGCACCGCGGCACACCCGCTCGCCGCCTCCTGTAGAGCTTCTTCCGCTTGGAAATCCTGCTTCTTATTAGAATCGTCGTCGTCAAAGACCGTTAAAGCCATGTCGAACGTCAACAATAATGGAAGGAACGGCGCCGTTGTAAAGGTGAGGTCAAGCTTGGACACGGCGGGAGCAAAGGTGGGACAGGTGAAGGAGGTTACAAAGGACACCTTCTGGCCCATCGTCAACGCCGCCGGGGATAAAACCGTCGTTCTCGATATGTACACTCAATG GTGTGGTCCTTGCAAGGTGATTGCTCCCAAGTTTCAAGAATTGTCTGAGAAATACCTTGATGTTGTCTTTCTAAAGCTTGATTGCAATCAAGACAACAAG CCATTGGCAAAAGAGCTCGGCATAAGGGTGGTTCCCACTTTCAAGATTCTGAAGCACAACAAGATTGTAAAGGAGGTCAAAGGGGCGAAATTTGATGACTTAGTGCTTGCTATTGAGACCGTTAGATCCAGCTGA